In Elaeis guineensis isolate ETL-2024a chromosome 1, EG11, whole genome shotgun sequence, a genomic segment contains:
- the LOC105037169 gene encoding BTB/POZ domain-containing protein At4g08455, producing MWCQSCREEYEEGDAGTCKECYEEASETEEELKREIEDLKAKITFLRLCSPLDGAYSSSCSSTDLLLLHAAPLECSSAAFCPSPAVPAHRAVLISRSPVFRAMLENEMEESRSGMIKIHDVSYDVLRYFVHFLYTAEVLLDEQLACDLLVLAEKYQVKHLKAFCEKFMTSKVNNDNAIAHYAFAHRHNAKQLLEAALSLIMDNMATLTEREEYKELVEKDPRLVVEIYEAYLTRQVNTAAVAKDFILPP from the exons ATGTGGTGCCAGTCTTGCCGAGAGGAGTACGAGGAGGGTGACGCGGGGACGTGCAAGGAGTGCTACGAGGAGGCCAGCGAGACGGAGGAGGAGCTCAAGCGGGAGATCGAGGATCTCAAGGCCAAGATCACCTTTCTCCGCCTATGCTCCCCCCTCGACGGCGCCTACTCCTCCTCCTGCTCGTCCACCGACCTCCTTCTCCTCCACGCCGCCCCTCTCGAGTGTTCCTCCGCCGCCTTCTGCCCTTCGCCCGCGGTTCCTGCCCACCGCGCCGTCCTA ATCAGTAGGTCCCCTGTTTTCAGGGCAATGCTGGAGAATGAGATGGAAGAGAGTAGGAGTGGCATGATTAAGATCCACGACGTCTCATATGATGTTCTTCGGTACTTTGTCCACTTCTTGTACACTGCAGAAGTGCTCCTTGATGAGCAGCTGGCATGTGACCTTCTGGTCTTGGCAGAAAAATACCAGGTGAAGCATCTCAAGGCCTTCTGTGAGAAGTTCATGACATCGAAGGTGAATAATGATAACGCCATCGCACATTATGCCTTTGCTCATCGGCACAATGCCAAGCAACTGCTTGAGGCCGCTCTATCCCTAATCATGGACAACATGGCCACCCTAACTGAACGAGAAGAGTACAAGGAGCTTGTGGAGAAGGACCCGCGGCTTGTAGTGGAGATCTATGAAGCCTACCTAACCCGGCAGGTCAATACTGCTGCCGTTGCCAAGGATTTCATTTTGCCGCCATAG
- the LOC105037157 gene encoding PHD finger protein EHD3 isoform X1: MAVEEKKCNGFVKLEDSSGEGLITYKRRKRGRSSSDAGQVSNMPVHKGKIRDIGWEHGVIVDGNRFHWKCNWCGLVRYGGGVSRLKQHIAGTCHVQKCLKVPEDVAKNMMNHLIAKQKDRRMKIAARDGIDKMKSKFHHEEDLGGKDIVKIDLEMKGRNASQVSKKAAKQYGVASQRSRTTSQRSRPTTQLFNIGMVKDMKEARDTDLYSSTYEKDDHARIDSHWRQVLEHLLQLPDVREGNGIQSCIHDALICGSGFPREFRMVDSPRDTIQPKDRPDGHNELKSQSQILDSSTSDVSKTGISDVNANTIKCQNVFLDILRSEKFALLCDLLCVTLQDDKGKRFFDFSLINSKMKNGDYEKLPGSFDQDIQQVWDKLQKIGREMVLLATGLSNVSRVSYQKQVGQVLVNGASEHKSEETCRVVGEQKNSTESYTTIQLTSCESDRSTKPDQTEASGLYKVCICKKCGVDVNGDRSLICDGCEAMYHFSCIEPAVEEIPSRSWHCSACCTNKREPSEPVSAHIQPDSLHQDCAVCDRLEFSETQEENDSGSRTVLADDSRESSVSSMESDESPEKSRTAMSRLCKLCGTCEDEDKRFLICGHAHCPYKFYHVRCLKTSQIASAQQQNKPYWYCPSCLCRACLCDKDDDKIVLCDGCDEAYHTYCMKPARTCIPKGHWYCVPCNVTRAREGMRRYEQWVLQQHRKNDVRQVREANRSMDLLLSAAEKLSSEERLVSGKQDK, from the exons ATGGCCGTCGAAGAGAAGAAATGTAATGGTTTTGTGAAGCTCGAGGACTCGTCTGGTGAGGGTTTGATCACCTACAAGAGGAGGAAGCGTGGTAGGTCAAGTTCAGATGCTGGCCAG GTTTCCAACATGCCTGTGCATAAAGGGAAAATTAGGGATATTGGGTGGGAGCATGGAGTGATAGTTGATGGAAATAGGTTTCACTGGAAATGCAATTGGTGTGGCTTGGTTAGATATGGTGGTGGGGTGTCTAGGCTTAAGCAACATATTGCTGGTACTTGTCATGTTCAAAAATGCCTAAAGGTTCCAGAAGATGTTGCAAAGAACATGATGAACCATCTGATAGCAAAGCAAAAGGACAGAAGGATGAAGATAGCCGCACGCGATGGTATTGATAAGATGAAGTCCAAGTTTCATCATGAAGAAGATTTAGGTGGTAAGGATATTGTAAAAATTGACCTAGAGATGAAGGGGAGGAATGCCAGCCAAGTATCTAAGAAAGCCGCTAAACAATATGGGGTTGCTAGTCAGCGGTCCAGGACTACTAGTCAGCGATCAAGACCAACTACTCAGCTGTTTAATATTGGCATGGTTAAG GATATGAAGGAAGCTCGTGATACAGATTTGTACAGTAGCACCTATGAGAAAGATGATCATGCTAGAATAGATAGTCACTGGAGACAGGTACTGGAACACTTGCTGCAGTTGCCAGATGTGAGAGAAGGTAATGGTATTCAAAGCTGCATCCATGATGCACTCATTTGTGGTTCTGGGTTCCCCAGGGAATTCAGGATGGTTGATTCTCCCAGGGACACTATACAGCCAAAG GATAGACCTGATGGCCATAATGAACTTAAAAGTCAGTCTCAGATACTGGATAGTTCTACATCAGATGTATCAAAAACTGGGATTTCAGATGTAAATGCCAACACTATAAAGTGCCAAAATGTTTTCCTTGATATTCTTCGCTCGGAGAAATTTGCTTTATTGTGCGATTTACTTTGTGTGACCTTGCAAGATGACAAGGGCAAAAGATTTTTCGACTTCAGCCTGATAAATTCAAAGATGAAAAATGGGGATTATGAGAAATTGCCTGGGTCATTTGATCAAGATATCCAACag GTATGGGATAAGTTACAAAAAATTGGCCGAGAAATGGTTCTTCTAGCAACTGGTCTTTCAAATGTATCACGGGTGTCTTACCAGAAGCAG GTTGGACAAGTCTTGGTTAATGGGGCTAGTGAACATAAATCTGAG GAGACTTGCCGTGTAGTTGGTGAACAAAAGAATTCTACGGAATCATATACGACAATACAGTTGACTTCATGTGAGTCAGACCGTTCCACTAAACCAGATCAAACTGAGGCCTCTGGTTTGTACAAAGTTTGCATTTGCAAGAAATGTGGTGTCGATGTGAATGGTGACCGCAGCCTCATTTGTGATGGATGTGAGGCAATGTACCATTTCTCTTGCATTGAGCCGGCTGTTGAGGAGATTCCAAGTCGAAGCTGGCACTGTTCTGCTTGTTGTACAAACAAGAGGGAACCATCCGAACCTGTCTCTGCCCATATCCAGCCAGACAGCTTGCACCAGGACTGTGCAGTCTGTGATCGACTAGAATTTTCAGAAACACAAGAAGAAAATGATAGTGGAAGCAGGACTGTGCTTGCTGATGACTCCAGAGAGAGCTCAGTTTCAAGtatggagtctgatgaatcaccAGAAAAGTCAAGGACCGCTATGTCACGGTTGTGCAAGCTATGTGGAACTTGTGAGGACGAAGATAAGAGATTCCTGATATGTGGTCATGCTCACTGCCCTTACAAGTTCTACCACGTCAGATGCCTGAAAACTAGTCAGATAGCTAGTGCACAACAACAAAACAAGCCTTATTGGTACTGCCCATCTTGCCTCTGTAGAGCTTGTCTCTGCGATAAAGATGATGACAAGATTGTCTTATGCGATGGTTGTGATGAGGCCTACCATACCTACTGCATGAAACCAGCTCGTACTTGCATTCCTAAGGGCCATTGGTACTGTGTCCCATGCAATGTGACCAGGGCGAGGGAAGGGATGAGAAGGTATGAACAATGGGTCTTACAGCAACATAGGAAGAATGATGTCAGGCAAGTTAGGGAGGCCAATAGGTCGATGGATTTGCTACTGAGTGCTGCTGAGAAGCTGAGCTCGGAAGAGCGGTTGGTATCAGGGAAGCAAGATAAGTAG
- the LOC105037157 gene encoding PHD finger protein EHD3 isoform X2, producing the protein MAVEEKKCNGFVKLEDSSGEGLITYKRRKRGRSSSDAGQDMKEARDTDLYSSTYEKDDHARIDSHWRQVLEHLLQLPDVREGNGIQSCIHDALICGSGFPREFRMVDSPRDTIQPKDRPDGHNELKSQSQILDSSTSDVSKTGISDVNANTIKCQNVFLDILRSEKFALLCDLLCVTLQDDKGKRFFDFSLINSKMKNGDYEKLPGSFDQDIQQVWDKLQKIGREMVLLATGLSNVSRVSYQKQVGQVLVNGASEHKSEETCRVVGEQKNSTESYTTIQLTSCESDRSTKPDQTEASGLYKVCICKKCGVDVNGDRSLICDGCEAMYHFSCIEPAVEEIPSRSWHCSACCTNKREPSEPVSAHIQPDSLHQDCAVCDRLEFSETQEENDSGSRTVLADDSRESSVSSMESDESPEKSRTAMSRLCKLCGTCEDEDKRFLICGHAHCPYKFYHVRCLKTSQIASAQQQNKPYWYCPSCLCRACLCDKDDDKIVLCDGCDEAYHTYCMKPARTCIPKGHWYCVPCNVTRAREGMRRYEQWVLQQHRKNDVRQVREANRSMDLLLSAAEKLSSEERLVSGKQDK; encoded by the exons ATGGCCGTCGAAGAGAAGAAATGTAATGGTTTTGTGAAGCTCGAGGACTCGTCTGGTGAGGGTTTGATCACCTACAAGAGGAGGAAGCGTGGTAGGTCAAGTTCAGATGCTGGCCAG GATATGAAGGAAGCTCGTGATACAGATTTGTACAGTAGCACCTATGAGAAAGATGATCATGCTAGAATAGATAGTCACTGGAGACAGGTACTGGAACACTTGCTGCAGTTGCCAGATGTGAGAGAAGGTAATGGTATTCAAAGCTGCATCCATGATGCACTCATTTGTGGTTCTGGGTTCCCCAGGGAATTCAGGATGGTTGATTCTCCCAGGGACACTATACAGCCAAAG GATAGACCTGATGGCCATAATGAACTTAAAAGTCAGTCTCAGATACTGGATAGTTCTACATCAGATGTATCAAAAACTGGGATTTCAGATGTAAATGCCAACACTATAAAGTGCCAAAATGTTTTCCTTGATATTCTTCGCTCGGAGAAATTTGCTTTATTGTGCGATTTACTTTGTGTGACCTTGCAAGATGACAAGGGCAAAAGATTTTTCGACTTCAGCCTGATAAATTCAAAGATGAAAAATGGGGATTATGAGAAATTGCCTGGGTCATTTGATCAAGATATCCAACag GTATGGGATAAGTTACAAAAAATTGGCCGAGAAATGGTTCTTCTAGCAACTGGTCTTTCAAATGTATCACGGGTGTCTTACCAGAAGCAG GTTGGACAAGTCTTGGTTAATGGGGCTAGTGAACATAAATCTGAG GAGACTTGCCGTGTAGTTGGTGAACAAAAGAATTCTACGGAATCATATACGACAATACAGTTGACTTCATGTGAGTCAGACCGTTCCACTAAACCAGATCAAACTGAGGCCTCTGGTTTGTACAAAGTTTGCATTTGCAAGAAATGTGGTGTCGATGTGAATGGTGACCGCAGCCTCATTTGTGATGGATGTGAGGCAATGTACCATTTCTCTTGCATTGAGCCGGCTGTTGAGGAGATTCCAAGTCGAAGCTGGCACTGTTCTGCTTGTTGTACAAACAAGAGGGAACCATCCGAACCTGTCTCTGCCCATATCCAGCCAGACAGCTTGCACCAGGACTGTGCAGTCTGTGATCGACTAGAATTTTCAGAAACACAAGAAGAAAATGATAGTGGAAGCAGGACTGTGCTTGCTGATGACTCCAGAGAGAGCTCAGTTTCAAGtatggagtctgatgaatcaccAGAAAAGTCAAGGACCGCTATGTCACGGTTGTGCAAGCTATGTGGAACTTGTGAGGACGAAGATAAGAGATTCCTGATATGTGGTCATGCTCACTGCCCTTACAAGTTCTACCACGTCAGATGCCTGAAAACTAGTCAGATAGCTAGTGCACAACAACAAAACAAGCCTTATTGGTACTGCCCATCTTGCCTCTGTAGAGCTTGTCTCTGCGATAAAGATGATGACAAGATTGTCTTATGCGATGGTTGTGATGAGGCCTACCATACCTACTGCATGAAACCAGCTCGTACTTGCATTCCTAAGGGCCATTGGTACTGTGTCCCATGCAATGTGACCAGGGCGAGGGAAGGGATGAGAAGGTATGAACAATGGGTCTTACAGCAACATAGGAAGAATGATGTCAGGCAAGTTAGGGAGGCCAATAGGTCGATGGATTTGCTACTGAGTGCTGCTGAGAAGCTGAGCTCGGAAGAGCGGTTGGTATCAGGGAAGCAAGATAAGTAG